In Streptomyces sp. 840.1, one DNA window encodes the following:
- a CDS encoding TIGR03084 family metal-binding protein: MSDASAVLDDLRSESEELDLLVAGLSAPQWAGATPAAGWTVAHQVAHLSWTDEVALLSVTDPGRFGDEVARAMRDPEGFVDDAAGEVVAAYAPEALLTHWRTGRERLQEALRAAPAGTRFPWYGPPMSVASMATGRLMETWAHGQDVADAVGVTRTPTARLRHVARIGVRARDYAFLVRGIKAPGEEFRVELEGPGGELISYGPEGAAQRVTGPLHDFCLLVTQRAHRDDLAVRAEGPDAEVWLGIAQAFAGPAGPGRDPKAAR, encoded by the coding sequence GTGTCCGATGCCTCAGCCGTGCTCGACGATCTGCGCAGCGAGAGCGAGGAACTCGACCTGCTGGTAGCCGGGTTGAGCGCCCCGCAGTGGGCGGGGGCGACGCCCGCCGCAGGGTGGACCGTCGCCCACCAGGTGGCCCACCTGAGCTGGACGGACGAGGTGGCGCTGCTCTCCGTCACCGACCCCGGGCGCTTCGGTGACGAGGTCGCGAGGGCGATGCGGGACCCCGAGGGCTTCGTCGACGACGCGGCCGGTGAGGTCGTGGCGGCGTACGCCCCCGAGGCCCTGCTCACCCACTGGCGCACCGGGCGCGAACGGCTCCAGGAGGCCCTTCGGGCGGCCCCCGCCGGGACGCGCTTCCCCTGGTACGGGCCGCCCATGAGCGTCGCCTCGATGGCGACCGGGCGGCTGATGGAGACCTGGGCGCACGGCCAGGACGTGGCCGACGCGGTCGGTGTCACCCGCACGCCCACCGCCCGGCTGCGGCACGTCGCGCGGATCGGGGTGCGGGCGCGGGACTACGCCTTCCTGGTGCGCGGGATCAAGGCGCCGGGTGAGGAGTTCCGGGTGGAACTGGAGGGACCCGGAGGCGAGTTGATCTCGTACGGGCCCGAGGGCGCGGCCCAGCGGGTCACCGGGCCGCTGCACGACTTCTGCCTGCTCGTCACGCAGCGCGCCCACCGCGACGACCTCGCCGTGCGCGCCGAGGGACCCGACGCCGAGGTGTGGCTGGGCATCGCGCAGGCCTTCGCCGGGCCGGCCGGTCCCGGGCGCGACCCGAAGGCGGCCCGATGA
- a CDS encoding histidine kinase — MPEAQSAPEERHEPAAQDAPGTGASSRRESGPRPVPGQDPRVQWVLTLFVIGSAFATVRPLGLDGRGLAVAALLVVNSLALAARHLPEAKVPPRAALVWLTLGIVAAAALIGVSRSGSSYLFAYFLVGHAGFRLPVRQAVTLAALSGALCGGVLYFHIGPGHHLLPWVLGLSTGTPVVMGIVNRGRQRAIRAAIDAAESAERAARAEAKAAVLTERGRIARDVHDVLAHSLAGINMQLELADALIETGDLEKVRAANQKAHSLVRKSLEQAQWTVRALREDALPLVGSLTALIDSSGHRGALTVSGTVREVPSGVTQNLLRIAQESLTNAARHAPGSEVRVGLTFDAASTTLKIRNSAATRAARAGVGSGMGLIGMRERVALLGGTITAGPVTEGPDEGGWQVEAVIPA; from the coding sequence GTGCCCGAAGCACAGAGCGCCCCCGAAGAGCGACACGAGCCCGCAGCGCAGGACGCCCCCGGAACGGGGGCGTCCTCGCGCCGGGAGTCCGGCCCCCGCCCCGTTCCCGGTCAGGACCCCCGTGTCCAGTGGGTCCTGACGCTGTTCGTCATCGGGTCCGCCTTCGCGACGGTCCGCCCGCTCGGCCTCGACGGCCGGGGCCTCGCGGTCGCCGCGCTCCTCGTGGTCAACTCCCTCGCGCTGGCGGCACGCCACCTGCCCGAGGCAAAGGTGCCGCCCCGCGCGGCCCTGGTCTGGCTGACCCTCGGCATCGTGGCGGCGGCCGCCCTGATCGGCGTCAGCCGCAGCGGTTCGAGCTATCTCTTCGCGTACTTCCTCGTGGGCCATGCCGGATTCCGGCTGCCGGTCAGGCAGGCCGTCACCCTGGCGGCGCTCTCCGGCGCGCTGTGCGGCGGCGTCCTGTACTTCCACATCGGCCCCGGCCACCACCTGCTCCCCTGGGTCCTCGGCCTGAGCACCGGCACCCCGGTCGTGATGGGCATCGTGAACCGAGGCCGCCAGCGCGCCATCCGGGCGGCGATCGACGCCGCCGAGTCCGCCGAGCGGGCCGCCCGTGCCGAGGCGAAGGCGGCCGTCCTGACCGAGCGCGGCCGGATCGCCCGCGACGTGCACGACGTCCTCGCCCACTCGCTGGCCGGCATCAACATGCAGCTGGAACTGGCGGACGCGCTGATCGAGACCGGCGACCTGGAGAAGGTCCGTGCGGCGAACCAGAAGGCGCACAGCCTGGTCAGGAAGAGCCTGGAACAGGCCCAGTGGACCGTGCGCGCCCTGCGCGAGGACGCCCTGCCCCTGGTCGGGAGCCTGACCGCGCTGATCGACTCCTCCGGCCACCGCGGCGCCCTCACGGTCAGCGGGACCGTCCGTGAGGTGCCGTCCGGGGTGACCCAGAACCTGCTGCGGATCGCGCAGGAGTCGCTGACCAACGCCGCGCGGCACGCACCCGGCAGCGAAGTCCGGGTGGGGCTGACGTTCGACGCCGCATCGACGACACTGAAGATCCGCAACAGTGCGGCGACCCGGGCGGCGCGTGCGGGCGTCGGCAGCGGAATGGGGCTGATCGGCATGCGGGAGAGGGTCGCCCTGCTGGGCGGGACGATCACCGCGGGCCCGGTCACCGAAGGACCGGACGAAGGCGGCTGGCAGGTGGAAGCGGTGATCCCGGCATGA
- a CDS encoding response regulator transcription factor: MGEPGVGEPARSTQRLRVVVADDQAAVREPLAAVLGLADDLDVVATAADGTEVLAAVAAGPVDVVLMDLRMPVMDGTEATRRLTEEHPDVAVVVLTTFADDDSILAALSAGARGYLTKNAGRRDITRAIRAAAAGQSVLDREVQDRLLATVRTRPPAPGQPLPADITPREREVLTLIGRGLPNRAIAEQLFISEATVKTHINNLFAKADIKDRADAVRRAIGAGLA, encoded by the coding sequence ATGGGCGAACCCGGCGTGGGCGAGCCCGCGCGGAGCACCCAGCGGTTGCGGGTCGTCGTCGCCGACGACCAGGCCGCCGTACGCGAGCCGCTGGCCGCGGTCCTCGGTCTGGCCGACGACCTCGACGTCGTCGCGACCGCCGCCGACGGGACCGAGGTGCTGGCCGCGGTCGCCGCGGGGCCGGTGGACGTGGTCCTCATGGACCTGCGGATGCCCGTCATGGACGGCACCGAGGCGACCCGGCGGCTCACGGAGGAGCACCCGGACGTGGCCGTCGTCGTCCTGACCACCTTCGCCGACGACGACTCCATCCTGGCCGCGCTGAGCGCGGGGGCCCGCGGCTACCTCACGAAGAACGCCGGTCGCCGCGACATCACCCGGGCGATCCGGGCCGCCGCGGCGGGACAGTCCGTACTCGACCGCGAGGTCCAGGACCGCCTCCTCGCCACCGTCCGCACGAGGCCCCCGGCCCCCGGACAGCCACTGCCCGCCGACATCACGCCCCGCGAGCGCGAGGTCCTCACGCTCATCGGCCGGGGCCTGCCGAACCGGGCCATCGCGGAGCAGCTCTTCATCAGCGAGGCCACGGTGAAGACGCACATCAACAACCTCTTCGCCAAGGCGGACATCAAGGACCGCGCCGACGCCGTCCGCCGCGCGATCGGAGCGGGCCTGGCCTGA